GGAACCAGGAAACATTTTTTTACTGAACTGGCAGTACATCGATATCATTAATTAGCACAGATTGTCAAACACCCAAAGGTAAATTGCACTGAAGCTTCATGTTTCTCCGACGGAGAGTTTAGTCTAACCCCACTGAATGGCACAACTAAATGTCAAGATCAATTTGCTGATACTCATCAAAAAAATCTATTTGGACTTCAGTGGTATTAGTTGGCAGAAACAACAAAATCATCTatatttcaatttttttaaaacaaACCGATAGGAGCACGACCTTCCATTAGCAGATAAGAGGTCTATAGTTCACTCAAGGACACTTCAGATCATAAATGGATAGTTCTGCAGTATCCCAAACTCCCAGTAAGAGCACAATAAGTGCCACTGTTTTATGCACAATAATATGGATAGTTCTTGCACAAGTAGTTTCATTACTTATCTTAAAAAAATCCGTTGCCTATTATGCATACATGTTCAACAGTTAGGTGTGGTggagatgcgcatgttgagatggatgtGTGGCCACACGAGGAAGGACCGAGTCCGGAATGATGATATACGAGatagagttggggtagcaccgattgcaGAGAAGCTTGTCCAACATCGTCTAAGATGGTTTGGGCATATTCAGCGCAGGCCTCCAGAATCTCCAGTGCATAGTGGACGGCTAAAGCGTGCTGATAATGTCAAGAGAGGACGGGGTAGACCACACATGACATGGGGAGGAGTCCGTAAAGAGAGATCTTAAGGACTGGAGTATCACCAAAGAACTAGCCATGGAAAGAGCCGCGTGGAAGCTTGCTATCCATgtgttgtttgggaataaaggctgtTGTTGTTGCATATTATGCATACAGGAATAAGTTGAAATAATATATCCATGCAACCTTGGCAAAATCACCAAGAGCTAAGGAGACAACAACCTTAGCTAGATTCAATCAAGGTTTAGTTTCTGGTGCAGAGGGCCCAATCCAGGTACCATCGTCACCTTTCTGGTGTATAGCAATAACCACAGTTTGTGGTTTGTTCTGCCACCTTAATGGTTTTGCTTTCTGTTGTGTATTTTCATGTTCAGAAATTTTCCTGATACTGGATCATCACCTAGATATATTTCATCGAAACCACCTAAATTTCATTCATCCCTATGAATACCAGTCCCTCTTGAGGTACATGAAACCATCTGATTTATAGCGGGAAGTGGGAGCCTCAAACCGGACATAATCACCTGCGGATGCAGCTTAGTTTGTTTATGGCTGAGCGCGAAGAGCATAAGGTTTTCCCTTTGAGGTTGTAATTGCATGAGGTTAGGTGCTACAGAGATCATACTTTTAGGTCATTGACAACAAGGATTTTACCTTAATAGGAAAAACAACTATGATCGCCAGAGACATATAATACACGATAGCTAGGATCCATAGAGTAGCAAATTAAGCTTCTTCCAAAATTAATTCAGTAGTATGGATGTTGTCCACCCAACATAAAATCAAACTAAAGTATCAAAATAATaaatactacagcaattttggttATAAAATAACAAATACTACCTGCATTCcatattagttgtcacagattCAGATGTATTTATACACACAATGTGTCTAgactctagatacatccaaatcagCGAAAACtaatatggaacggagggagtagatcaAAGAGATACATGACATTGGCGTAGTTGTGTAGAACAACATAAAGGAAGTAGATCAATTCAAGCAAGCTACATAACCTACGAAATTGATATGGTTCATTTATTTTCTTGGCCCCCGATATTTGTTATATTTCCACAAATGACTTCTGCACATTTCCACAAAATACAGGCTGACATCAGAATTAACTAACTACCATCAAcataaaacaaacaaaaaaaatacTGCACCTAAGGAGTCACTAACTCTTGCAACATCCTTATGCCATGCAAATTGCAAAaacagtgacaaaatatcaggtggAACAGTGGCAGAGCTTGAGTGAACAAATTTCCCTACTATGAGGGGACAAATCACAATTCAACGTATTGAAACTATCAAACTACCATAAGTCTTATATGGTAAAACCTGTAGTGAGGAAATAAAATTCAGTCAAGTTTGGATTGTTGGACAGTGGACAAGTGAACTGGTGGCTTCTCTGGCTGGTAGGGAATCAGTCTAGTTTGGACTGTTAGACAGTGGACAAGTGAACTGGTGGCTTCTCTGGCTGGTAGGGAAGGCATCAGTCAAATTTGGACTGTTGGACAGTGGACAAGTGAACTGGTGGCTTCTCTGGCTGGTAGGGATGGCAGCAAGTGGCAATTCGTGGGCTTTTGAACACTGCAGGTGCAGGGGCTCATTAAGTAATTCTCTGACAAATTTCCCTACATAGTAGCTGTTGAACAATTATTTCTTGTTGGCTGGGGGCAGGGCCCATGCTGGCCCCAAATAATTCTGCGCATGGAGTGGAACACACCAATATCAAACAGAAGTAGCCCAGTAATAACTGTTAGGCAATTTACCCATAATAGCATTCAAATTTACTCCAACTTTGGATGCTGAAATACAGTTCAATCagtcctgggatttgaccaatttTGCCTTTTGACACAGGGTTCTTGAACTTGAACAAATAATGAAGCCTAAAGTTGCACCCAGCTAATTTTGCCTGGCAAGCCATACCTATCTGAATAGTGAATAACTCATCAATGAGGACCCGCGACAAGTATAGTGGCCCATAATCACAAAATTAGGCTTAGGAGATATCTAGGCTTTGATACATTCTTTCATATCCTCATAAAGTCTAACATCCACCCAGTCACTAAGTACTTTAATACTTTTCGTGTTAATCTCGTAACTTTCTTAGTATTGAATATAAGAGGCCATTTTAGATATGTCCTGATGTTGAAGTTCCTGTTGCGCGAGGCACTCCAGTTATGTAGCATTCAGCTTTTAGAGTTTAAGTCAACTTCACGAGGATATGAGTCATTGCAGCATTTTCTTCTTGCATCTCGAATCTTATTTGCTAACAAGATGTTTTTTGTTTTAAAACTCGGATTATAATCATCTGTGTTTGTTTTACATCTTTGTACTCTAGTTTTCAACAATTCAAACCAAACCTTTTCTTAACTATAAATTTCTAATGTTCTAAAATCATGTTGACGCAAATGTATCAAAGTTCTCAAGTACTGAAGGAAAACAGGGGACTTTGGAGAACTAGATCTGCAACATAGTATGCAATATCATGTTTGAAAAACATAAATTGCCATACTGATACTATCTGCACCTTTCTTTGCAGATACAACATCCTCGTGTCATTTCCAAATCAATCTGGCATTTACAACTTATGCTGGCAAAGATAATTGCACAACCCAATCTTAACTATATGATTCAATCTGGAATTATACCACTCGTCTAGAATACTAATAAGAAAAACTTCAAAGTCTATCATGTTTGTTTTCACTATGAAAGAAAAAGCCAGTCCAGGGTTCATCAGAATGTGAAAGTTTATTACATTCTGAGATAGCTGTCAGTTAGCATGTTGCCTAATTATTACATAATCTTGCAAGATTCCAAATAAATTGCGAGCAATGGAACCACTTTATTCCCACCTAAACACAAGAAAACTAGTTTGAGGCAGAAGTCAATGTGTTATGACCAGCCTGTCATATACTAGGAGGGGGCCCAACCGTGGGCccaattaggggcttagcccatttATTTTATCTCTTTTCAGCTCATAAATACTAGTTGTAATCAGACGTGAACAAGCAAGCAATAATCATATCATTATTGCCGACTCCCAAAGGAGTGGGTCTCTctcctaaccctagccgccgccgccttgcCTGCCGCCACGGCGCCCTGtcgccggcgacctcctcctcggcCGCGCCCGCTTTCCTCCTTCCCCTACAATCTACGCCCTAGACACGGTACAACCCCAGCTCCTACCACAATGTTTTCCAAAGCATCAAGCTACAAGTCCAGGATATGATGTTCAGGGTGATAATCTTGTTCAGCTTATTACAAATTCACCGGGATTGGAATGTATTGGAAGTGATAAATCCCATCTACGTCAAAATACCCCCTAATACCCTCCAATCCACTTCAATCCACTTGACAAGGGGATTAACCGAACAAGGCCTTAGACTATCTGGATAAATACTCGTGAGGTGGGACTAACTTCATTTGAATCCAGTCCAACCCAGGCCAGTCTGCCTTATGTATACAGTTGGTGCTAGAATTCAATGGCTTTAACTTTATTTTGTTTTGAACTTCACTAGCAATAGAATGTATGTTATTCCAGACATGACAGTATCCAGGTTGTGCGTGTGATTGATATTCTTAATACTTATTCTTGAGGCTATTTCAACAAAGCTGAAAAAAACATTTTTACATGGCTACTTTAGATAGTTTGAtgtataatagtggtcaatgtttAAGAAAGTTGACTCCTCACAGACCATAGTGGCCTCAAAACAGTGGAATTCAATTGTAGTCCTGCACAAGAAACTTAACAACCAAAATGCTCATAGCTCGGACTATATGCTACAGTAAGTGTTCTAGTGTTCCCAGACATTGTCTGATGTTAATAATTCCAAACGCGTGTTCTGTTTTGATACCATTAAGAGCATATGGGCATGCACTCAGTTCCTTTTTCAGAATGAGAAAACCAGCACATGGAAGAAACCATTAAAACAAAGATCTCCTACCAAAGTTTTTTTATAGGAAGATATATTTAAGAGAGGGTAGTCCAAACAAGTAAAAAATTAATAAAGGAGAATAAATAATATCTTAATAAGAAAAGCAAAAGCTACCAATGGGGAAAACTGTAACGCCTATTGCATATCCCCTGATCAAGGACTAACGGAATTGTAGATGAAACTAGTAAGGGAATGACGAACGAAGGACGTGAAGCTATGGATACATATATTCTTGTTTGAAGAGACTGCGAAGGTTTAATGGAATCATTACCTCGCCTCTTTGTCAAACCCAAACCGTGCTGCGAAGTAGAACGAAACAGCCAGTAACCAGGAATCGCTGTGAACAGCAACTAGCGCCAACCAATCCTTCTCGTTCATGCCATCCCTTGCAAAGTTGATTCCTAGCGCTGGTTCAGGAATCTCCGGGGGAACTTCCTCAGCTGGCAAGGTCACTTCCCACGTTTCATTAGGAAACCCATAAAGGCACAGGTTCTCCTTTTCTGTTCAAATAAACAGAATTAGTAGATACATCCAATTCTGTACGAGTAGCACTTGCAGAATTTCCTCAGTTCAGTGCAATGGCCAAACAGAGATAGCCTTCATTACAATATTAGACAAAACAGATAAATAAAGTAGCCTCACACCTCTCACCCAACCCTATGGTGCAACAGCACCTACTCCAGAGATTAATGGTTTCACCAATACGTACTATGAGACTATGAGCCCGTGAACCTAGACTGCATTTATGGAGGAAAAAGCTACAAAAGGAGCAAACCGACAAAGAGACAATACACAACAGATAGAGGAGTACATCACTAATTCAAAGCTCCCCagcacctttttttttttttcaaattcctCCACCTCGCAATGATGGCTGGCTGGCTACCGTCAAATTCTGAAAGAGCCAACAACCCAGCAGTAACCACAAAGTACCACCAACTCGAAGATTCCGAGCTAAGATAAGAAACTAGTAAACCGTATTTCGTTCTAGCCTATAGTTCCAATCCCACGCAAACGCCCCAGTTCATCGCCGCATTGACGGAAGCTGCGAAGCTACGAGAGCGTCGCGGAGCTCCAGGCAGCGCAAAATTCAACAAAATCAGGTCCGGAATTCCCAGGGGAGCAACGTAACGGCCCGGACCTAGCAGCGGCGGCAGGCTGGGCGGCGCGAAACCCTACAGCAGGGGAGATCGAGCGTACTCACCGGGGTCGCAGAGCTGGTAGAACTTGTCGacttctgcaaaaaaaaaaacaccaacCAAGCAAACAGAGAAGGCACGTCAGCGACGTCGGGGCGAGCGGCCGGCCGGGGGAAATCCGGGAGGCGGGGAATAGGCGGAGGGAGAAGGGCGGCGGGTACCGTGGGTGAGGGCCTTGATCATGCCGGCGCGGCGGCCGCGGAAGTCGCGGAAGACCTCCTCCGCCGTGCGGGAGGCGTAgggcgcgccggcgccggcgccggcaccGGCGTCCATTTAGggttccggcgaggaggaggaggcggcggcggcggcgggaacgAGAGGGTGGAGGCGggcgagcaggaggaggtggaGAGGACAGAGAGACAGGGTCGCGCAGTCGCAGAAGTGGTGAGGTTTTTATTTTCGGCAAGGATTTCGCGTTCGTTTTCGGGAGGATTTGAGATTTTGGTTTCGGAAGTGGCGTGGCCAGGGCATGTGTCATCGTATCTCTTGGCTTTATGGGATTATCGTCATCATATCTACTCGCGTCAAGTCAATTTTGTTGGACCTTTTCCTTTCTCTTGAAGAAAATCTCTTGTATTTCTTGGACTCTTTTTTTTTCCTTGAGAAAACAGCACAAGCGCTACCGTTTCATTATTTAAGAGAAAACCAGATATATGTATACAATCTAAAAACCTGATTTTTAGGGGAacaagccaaaaaaaaaaaaaccgagACTCTTTTTTAGAGAAAAGCTCCAGAGACTTTCAGACTATGTGTTAGTGCTTTCTATCTAAACTCATAACTTTTTCGTGTGCTTTATGTTTAACATGTTTTCTTCCTATTTCTTTTTGTTATACGGTTGAGTGcagccatgtgcttttgtttcctTGCTTCTTTTGTTATGTTGTCGGGTTACAATGCAGTGATTCGTGAAATTTGTTCCAATTTAGACCGTTTAGAATCCGGACAAACCCTAACAAAAAAATATGTCTATTTTTAGTTTTACGTAGACGTCATAAACCCTATATTGGACTCGTGTTAAGAGAATACTAGATGTGTACAAACTAGATTTTAGTGGAACAAGCCAAAAAAAAATTCACAAACTTTTTTTTAGAGAAAATCTCCAAAGGCCTTTTTGTCGAAACTCATAACTTTTTCGTGTGTTTTATGTTTGACATGTTTTCTTCCAAATGTTTTTGCTATACAGTTGAGTGtagccatgtgcttttgtttccttgcttcttttgctatgttgttgGGTTACAATGCAGTGATTCATGAGATTTGTTCCTATTTAGACCGTTTAGAGCCCGGGCAAACCTTAACAAAAAAATGTGTCTATTTTGAGTTTTATGTAGACTTCATACAACCTATATTGGACTCGTATTAAGAGAAATAGATGTGTACAAACTAGAGACCTGATTTTAGGGGAACaagccaaaaaaaaaatccagAGACTTTGGGACTATGTGTTTAGTGATTTTTGTCTGAACTCGTAACTTTTTCGTGTGTTCTATGTTTGACATGTTTTCTTCCTAATTTTTTTCCTATACGTTGGGTGCAGTCATGTGCTTTTGTTTCCTTGTTTCTTTTTCTATGTTGTTGGGTTACAATGCGGTGATTCGTGAAATTAATTCCCATTTAGACCGTTTAAAGTCCTGGCAAAACCCTAACAAAAAAACgtgtctatttttatttttatgtagGCTTTATAATCCCTATATTGGATTTTTTTTATGTAGATGCTAGTTGAAACCTGCTCATTTTAGAATATGACAACAAAATACAAGAATATGAAAACAAAATATCAGTACAGGACTTTCTACCTAACTACATGGAGCTGGCTTTAACACGCACCTTCTACATTGGTACCGAATAGTACACGGAATAGAACAACTAGTAGAACTTAAAAGTAAAACACATGTGAATCATGGCTCAAAAACTTTTATTTCAAACGAAGGTTGAAAAGCTTTGAGTTTCGCTGCTGAAAGATAAGGAAACGAAGTTCTTATTGCTCACAGCCCTAGAAGCAAAACATAAAACATGAACGGAAGTACAAGGCAGAGGCTAACATCTACAAACTAGCCATTAACCAAACCAATAACCCAAGAACATACAAACCCTTCTTCTTTCAGACCCCCACGAGCGCGAACTACCTAGTTAAACACTCTAGAAAGCATATTGCAAAAGCACCACAACATTTGTCAGCTACATAACACTTTATAATTACTTATACTCCGAGTATTCAAAGCTCCAAAATTGCACAAACAAGGTAGGGAATAACAGCGCTCCTCACGCCCCTCCTCATTGACGACACCTTTCAGCTCCTTGTATGCTATATCATTTTTTTGTCTTCATCATTTTGAAGCCCTCCCCAATCTTTCAAAAAAGGGGAATAATAAAAAAATATTTCCACACGTTATTTAATTACCTTTGGGTTAAACAAGCTTTGGTTCTCAACTTTGAGATTGGCCAACAGAGAATAagacaccccccccccccacccacaCACACACCAATGTCGATGTTAAAATCATGCCCTCTAGCTCTTGCGGGTTTTCAAAGCCCATGGTGGCGACAACTTGGGCAAACTTGCTGGAAGTTGATGAGCTTTTGTCTTCCTTCCGTGGTTTACCTCTATGGATATGCAAAGAGGAAGTGCAATGGAGAAGAAGGAAGGTTGAAGACGGTGTCATGTGTGGACTTCTTTGCATTTTCTTTTTTTGTGCAGAGGCTTCTTTGTAATGTTCGAGACATCTGTCCTACCCCTAGATTGCGTTGCATTCCTTAAACTTTCTCAGATATGATAAAACACCCTAGGGTGTTTTGTgtcaaaaagaaaagaatgccCAACATAGGGCACACAATATATACATGATGTTAACTGTTAAATACTAAGAAAATCAATACAAAAATAACATACAAAGAGCAAACACCGACACTAACTTCATATGATTTGGCCAAAGCGTAATTATCCAATTGTCATCCTCAATCGAAGACCAGGGGAATTCTAAAATTAAGATCATTGAGTATGTCATCCTAGACATTGCCCAAATTTGAATCTCTGTAGCAAGCTTTAGTCACCTCATCAGTCATCAAAGGCCGGACAAAAAGTTTACATAACGAGGATATCGTGGCAGGACGTGCACCAAAATCTCCACCAAGTATAAGCTGAGTCCACTGCCTACCACGGCAAAGGAAAACCGAGCGAAAAGTCACAAATCTCAAGTGCATATTCGATCGACGGCGCCAAAAACATACGGGACACAACTAACCGGTGACCACTGGGAGTAGAGTAGACGAGGCCGCGGTGGATATGGCCGCACTCGCTGCCCACCACCACCGTGtcttctcctccaccaccgcctCCTCCGCAACTCCAAGAACTCTGCTCCTCCACCACCGCCGTTCCTCCTCGCTCACCTTCCCGTCCTCGTCGTCGCCTCCTGCCCATGGTCGCCCCAGAGGCGCACGCGCTCTCCGGCACGCCTCAAGTGGCAGCGGCGCGGTCCCGGCCGCCAGCTCGTCGTCGCTAGAGGAGCTGTCCCGGAGCTGCACCACATGGACATGGAGAGGGATGCGCGTGAACTACCTGGTCAGAGGGGAAGGCCCGCCCGTGCTGCTCGTCCACGGCTTCGGCGCCTCCGTCGCGCACTGGCGCAGGTGAGCAAGAGCCGATCGAGCCTGATCAGGGCCGGCGATGTTTGCGCTGCGCAACAAAAAACGAGCGCATACTGTATGCAATCGGGTGTGCACGCAGTATGCTCGATCGATGAACCAGCCAGATACCTCACAAATGTTTACTCAACATTTCTTTTCAGGAACATTGGAGTGTTGTCTGAATCCAACACGGTATATGCGATTGATCTGCTCGGGTTCGGGGCGTCAGACAAGCCTGCCGGATTTTCTTACACTATGGAAACATGGGCAGAGGTGAGTCCTGGGTTTTGTTGCTAGTAGCTAACAGCAGATCATGGCGTGTTAATTGAGCTCTTCCTGGTGAAGTTTCCATAAATGTAATTGGGTGTCTTCTTGTGCCAAGCAGTTGATCCTGGATTTCTTGGACGAGGTCGTCAAGAGGCCCACTGTGCTCGTTGGCAACTCTGTGGGAAGCCTTGCTTGTGTCATTGCTGCCTCAGGTTAGACACATCCTGGCAAGAAGCGCTAGCTCTTCTTACCGCATTTTTTCATAGTTTACGGTTCTGGTCTGGTCACAACGATGCCTAGGGATAAGCTATTGTGTAGCTCTTGTGGTCTTCATGTTCAATATGAGGTGGTTGCTAAATTGAAGAAATTTACTTCAAACTACTTTAGTTATGTAGCTGTTTCTGAAGAATGATTTGCTGTCGGCAATTACTTGCTGACACGATAGAGTAGGTGCAGGAGTACCTACTTCTAAATCTTCAGATGGTGGTCTTTATAACCAGGCAGATGCTAACTTTAACCATTTCAATCCGCTCACTGCTCCAGCACCAAGCTTAGATATACACAGGCTGTTAATGTTTATAGGATTTCATCTGACTCAGAAATGATAACATTGTTTTTCCAATGCTGAACAACAGATTCTACCAGAGATCTTGTCCGTGGTCTTGTTCTACTGAATTGCTCAGGTGGGATGAACAACAAGGCAATAGTTGATGACTGGAGGATCAAGTTGCTCTTGCCTCTGCTTTGGCTAATTGACTTTCTGCTGAAACAAAAGAGCATAGCATCAGCACTATTCGGGCGTGTAAAAGAAAGGCATGTCACTACACTGTTTTTAACCCAGTCTAATCGGTTGATTTACATGGTGATGTGTACTTACTGCTGAGCTGAAACAGGCAGAACCTGAAGGACATCCTACTGTCTGTCTATGGAAACAAAGACGCCGTGGATGATGAATTAGTCGAGGTAATGTGCTTATATATCTTAAACTATCAGCTAATTCTCGAGTGCATTTCAGCAGAGATAAAATACAAACACTACTTTTGACTGGCAAAGGATGTCTGATGCTTGTCAAATTCCTGTACAGATCATAAGAGGTCCAGCTGATACCGAAGGTGCTCTCGACGCATTCGTGTCAACTGTGACAGGCCCGCCAGGTCCTAGCCCGATCGCACTGATGCCCGAGATCAAGATCCCGGTCTTGGTTCTATGGGGAGACCAGGATCCTTTCACCCCGATCGACGGGCCCGTGGGGAAGTACTTCTCCGGGCTCCCCTCCGAGCTTCCGAACGTGAGGCTCCACATGCTGGAGGGAGTCGGCCACTGCCCGCACGATGATCGGCCGGACCT
This Lolium perenne isolate Kyuss_39 chromosome 1, Kyuss_2.0, whole genome shotgun sequence DNA region includes the following protein-coding sequences:
- the LOC127313410 gene encoding uncharacterized protein codes for the protein MAALAAHHHRVFSSTTASSATPRTLLLHHRRSSSLTFPSSSSPPAHGRPRGARALRHASSGSGAVPAASSSSLEELSRSCTTWTWRGMRVNYLVRGEGPPVLLVHGFGASVAHWRRNIGVLSESNTVYAIDLLGFGASDKPAGFSYTMETWAELILDFLDEVVKRPTVLVGNSVGSLACVIAASDSTRDLVRGLVLLNCSGGMNNKAIVDDWRIKLLLPLLWLIDFLLKQKSIASALFGRVKERHNLKDILLSVYGNKDAVDDELVEIIRGPADTEGALDAFVSTVTGPPGPSPIALMPEIKIPVLVLWGDQDPFTPIDGPVGKYFSGLPSELPNVRLHMLEGVGHCPHDDRPDLVHEKLLPWLANLPSTAEPEVALT